The following proteins are encoded in a genomic region of uncultured Vibrio sp.:
- a CDS encoding isochorismatase family protein: MLNKGSTGLVVVDVQGKLATLVHESDQLIENVTKLVKGAKALDLPILWLEQNPERLGPTAEPIRRELEKAYLPITKYTFDGCKEERFKLAVENAKVDTWLVCGIESHICVYQTALSLRQFGYRVELVTDCVSSRMAANKALALAKLTTNGVVLTGLEMCLYEMVEDCRAPEFKDILTLIK; the protein is encoded by the coding sequence ATGCTCAATAAAGGCAGCACAGGCTTGGTCGTTGTGGATGTACAAGGCAAGCTCGCGACATTAGTGCATGAAAGTGACCAGCTTATTGAAAATGTCACCAAGTTGGTCAAAGGTGCTAAGGCACTTGATTTGCCAATTCTTTGGCTGGAGCAGAACCCAGAAAGGCTAGGGCCAACCGCTGAGCCTATTCGACGGGAGCTGGAGAAAGCGTATTTACCCATTACTAAGTACACATTTGATGGCTGTAAAGAGGAACGGTTTAAACTGGCGGTGGAAAATGCCAAAGTGGACACTTGGCTCGTGTGTGGTATTGAGTCACATATCTGTGTGTATCAAACCGCGCTTTCTTTGCGTCAATTTGGCTATCGAGTTGAGCTTGTGACCGATTGTGTATCGTCTCGTATGGCGGCGAACAAAGCGCTCGCTTTGGCAAAGTTAACGACTAATGGTGTCGTATTAACTGGTTTGGAAATGTGTCTTTACGAAATGGTGGAAGACTGTCGAGCGCCAGAGTTTAAAGATATTCTGACGCTGATTAAATAG
- a CDS encoding 1-aminocyclopropane-1-carboxylate deaminase/D-cysteine desulfhydrase, translating into MKLSESPITQHSFNGQKFFLKRDDLLHSHFSGNKARKFMMLLEEPATNVTTLISYGSAQSNAMYSLAALAKVKGWAFEFYVSHIPDWLKRTPIGNYRGALDLGMQITSMKDVGSELHPSQYITDIRGLNDTTLLMPEGGRSQIAEGGVKQLAREILDWTRFRAKEQFTVALPSGTGTTALYLHKYLHPHGIEILTCPCVGDENYLAEQFNMLGETSHPQVLSVRKKHHFGRLYKDDYEIWKSLYEQTDLEFDLLYDPYMWQCLAPWLNENPDKTLIYVHQGGLLGNESMLPRYQREFD; encoded by the coding sequence ATGAAACTCTCTGAAAGCCCAATCACTCAACACAGCTTTAACGGTCAGAAATTTTTTCTAAAGCGTGATGACTTGCTCCACTCTCACTTTTCCGGGAACAAAGCACGTAAGTTCATGATGCTACTAGAAGAGCCGGCTACAAACGTTACGACTCTGATTAGCTATGGCTCAGCCCAGTCTAATGCCATGTATTCTCTGGCTGCTCTAGCAAAAGTCAAAGGATGGGCATTCGAGTTTTATGTTAGTCACATCCCAGACTGGTTAAAACGCACGCCTATTGGTAATTATCGGGGGGCACTCGATTTGGGGATGCAGATAACATCAATGAAAGATGTTGGCAGCGAGCTTCACCCTAGCCAATACATTACAGATATACGGGGATTGAATGATACCACCCTGTTGATGCCTGAAGGCGGACGTTCTCAAATCGCTGAAGGTGGCGTAAAACAACTCGCGCGCGAGATTCTAGATTGGACTCGCTTCAGAGCAAAAGAACAGTTTACGGTTGCGCTTCCATCCGGGACAGGTACTACCGCACTGTATCTGCACAAGTATCTCCACCCTCATGGAATAGAAATCTTAACCTGCCCGTGCGTGGGGGATGAAAACTATCTGGCTGAGCAGTTCAATATGCTGGGAGAAACCAGTCATCCGCAAGTTTTATCGGTACGAAAAAAACACCATTTCGGACGCCTATACAAAGACGATTACGAGATATGGAAAAGCTTATACGAACAAACAGACTTGGAGTTTGACCTTCTTTACGACCCATACATGTGGCAATGTTTAGCACCGTGGTTAAACGAAAACCCAGACAAGACGCTGATATACGTTCATCAAGGAGGGTTACTTGGCAACGAGTCAATGCTGCCAAGATATCAGCGAGAATTTGACTAA
- a CDS encoding HAMP domain-containing sensor histidine kinase, whose amino-acid sequence MIRRLLGNTTSMTGRLELFFLLVSVVIGLLCFALVSGSLLWSEDRVGERRIMIDKKEAIEHFKQTPSEGVIKLDVLTTAYNDINLVPSLYRPFLQDKHYFLGEVGDEPNTRMIYMSTYTQDGEEHPVILISLIDEIEMTWSEFSYVIGLVLVVVLVLMFVFGSLLLRLSQRLIEPINTLKTQLDEHQGDTTKKFVVPSGSAQEFEALATQLNEYRNEVNQVIKREQAFARYASHELRTPLTVMKGSSSLLARNSSTPFQERQVNRIQDATQQMSTMVDALLGLVRYERNSDDSPVRRISEQELRHIVSLSQAQADEKSLEFEVSVTGSPHTRATTAVLNIVLSNLIRNSIAATSKGKIYVEMSDDSLSVRDEGEGFSSVPDSDGHGLGLMIVDDLCRRYGWQFDINTHPAGGCEALIHLSSEHTDE is encoded by the coding sequence ATGATTCGTCGCTTACTCGGTAATACGACAAGTATGACCGGCCGACTTGAACTTTTTTTCTTGCTGGTTTCTGTTGTGATCGGATTGCTCTGCTTTGCACTAGTAAGTGGATCACTGTTATGGTCAGAAGATCGCGTCGGTGAACGCCGGATTATGATCGACAAAAAAGAAGCCATTGAGCATTTTAAACAAACGCCTTCTGAGGGTGTCATAAAACTCGACGTTCTGACCACGGCATACAATGACATCAACCTGGTCCCCTCGCTTTACCGTCCTTTCTTGCAAGATAAACACTATTTTTTGGGTGAAGTTGGCGACGAGCCCAATACACGCATGATTTACATGAGTACCTACACGCAAGATGGTGAAGAGCATCCTGTCATATTGATTTCGCTAATTGATGAAATCGAGATGACATGGAGCGAATTTTCTTATGTCATCGGGTTGGTACTGGTGGTTGTTCTTGTTCTGATGTTCGTATTCGGCAGTTTGTTACTCCGCTTATCTCAACGTTTGATAGAACCGATTAACACCCTGAAAACACAACTGGATGAACACCAAGGAGATACAACGAAGAAGTTTGTTGTTCCTTCTGGTTCAGCGCAAGAGTTCGAAGCCCTTGCTACTCAACTTAACGAGTATCGCAACGAGGTAAATCAGGTCATTAAGCGCGAGCAAGCCTTCGCACGCTACGCCAGTCATGAGCTAAGAACACCACTGACCGTAATGAAAGGCTCCAGTAGTTTATTAGCCAGAAATTCCAGCACACCCTTTCAGGAACGCCAGGTTAATCGTATCCAAGACGCCACACAGCAGATGTCGACCATGGTCGACGCATTACTCGGATTAGTTCGTTATGAGCGAAATTCGGATGACAGCCCTGTAAGAAGAATTTCTGAGCAAGAGTTACGCCACATTGTTTCACTTAGCCAGGCACAGGCTGATGAAAAGTCTCTTGAGTTTGAAGTGTCGGTGACAGGCAGTCCACATACGAGAGCAACAACCGCTGTGCTTAATATCGTTCTGAGTAATCTGATAAGAAATAGTATTGCCGCGACCTCCAAAGGCAAAATATACGTTGAAATGAGCGACGATAGTTTGTCTGTTCGAGATGAAGGAGAAGGCTTTTCTTCTGTCCCAGACTCTGACGGACACGGTTTAGGGCTCATGATCGTTGATGACTTGTGCCGCCGATACGGCTGGCAGTTTGATATCAATACACACCCTGCTGGGGGATGTGAAGCATTGATCCATTTGTCATCCGAACACACAGACGAATAA
- a CDS encoding response regulator transcription factor, with protein MKRVLLVEDNREIAGMLFDYFECAGMQLDYADNGELGLKLALSHSFDIILLDLMLPRMDGLTLCNRLRDAGNNTPVLMLTALDSRDDMLKGFAHGADDYLTKPFDLDILEARMTALIKRYRGTVASSQLQYGEVTIDQKTHQAYRQGKQLALNPTTYTILEMLVQNAPDIVTREEIAFRLWQENEPNNDVLRSHIYQLRGQLDKPFKEHLLKTVPKVGFRLEPGA; from the coding sequence ATGAAACGTGTACTTTTAGTGGAAGATAATCGAGAAATCGCAGGAATGCTATTCGATTATTTTGAGTGTGCTGGCATGCAGCTTGATTACGCCGACAACGGAGAGCTTGGTCTGAAGCTTGCTCTTAGTCACTCTTTCGACATCATTTTGCTCGATTTAATGTTGCCGCGTATGGATGGTCTAACGCTATGTAACAGGCTAAGAGATGCAGGAAATAATACGCCTGTACTGATGCTGACAGCCCTAGATAGCCGCGACGATATGCTGAAAGGCTTTGCCCATGGAGCAGATGACTATCTGACTAAGCCTTTTGACCTCGATATTCTCGAAGCTCGTATGACCGCGTTGATAAAACGCTATCGTGGTACCGTTGCCTCAAGTCAACTCCAGTACGGTGAAGTCACTATTGACCAAAAAACGCACCAGGCTTATCGCCAAGGTAAGCAGTTGGCACTGAACCCAACCACTTACACCATTCTTGAAATGCTGGTACAAAACGCACCAGACATCGTGACTAGAGAAGAGATCGCTTTTCGTTTATGGCAAGAAAACGAGCCAAATAACGATGTGCTTCGCAGCCACATTTATCAACTGCGGGGACAACTCGATAAACCCTTCAAGGAGCACTTGCTCAAAACCGTTCCTAAAGTCGGCTTCCGCTTGGAGCCGGGAGCATGA